A stretch of Ipomoea triloba cultivar NCNSP0323 chromosome 11, ASM357664v1 DNA encodes these proteins:
- the LOC115997295 gene encoding probable protein phosphatase 2C 38 produces MVKPCWWGSVVGDGGRRSGDCRRRDGDLNGKVDGLMWYKDLGTHVNGEFSMAVIQANGLLEDQSQLESGPLSNLDSGPHGTFVGVYDGHGGPETSRFINDSLFSNLKKFASEQQEISAGVIKKAFLATEEEFLSVVKQQWHYKPQIAAVGSCCLVGVVCNGLVYVANAGDSRAVLGRADKGARGVTAIQLSMEHNANIESVRDELHSLHPHDSQIVVRKHNVWRVKGLIQVSRSIGDAYLKKAEFNRAPLLAKFRLSEPFSNPILSPEPSISIHKLSSNDQFLIFASDGLWEHLSNQEAADIVHSSPRNGIARRLIKAALHVAAKKREMRYSDLKKIERGVRRHFHDDITVVVLFLDPGSTSRSSSHISTLSIRAGGGVPPYPTQ; encoded by the exons ATGGTGAAACCTTGCTGGTGGGGCTCTGTGGTGGGAGATGGAGGCAGGAGAAGTGGGGATTGTAGGAGGCGAGATGGAGATCTAAATGGGAAGGTTGATGGACTGATGTGGTACAAGGATTTGGGGACTCATGTAAATGGGGAATTCTCGATGGCGGTTATACAAGCAAATGGTTTGTTGGAGGATCAAAGCCAGCTCGAATCAGGCCCTTTGAGTAACCTTGATTCTGGTCCTCATGGAACCTTTGTCGGCGTCTATGATGGACATGGAGGGCCAGAGACATCTCGGTTTATTAACGATTCTTTGTTCTCCAATCTTAAGA AATTTGCATCGGAGCAACAAGAGATCTCTGCTGGTGTCATTAAAAAGGCTTTCCTGGCAACCGAGGAGGAGTTTTTGTCTGTTGTAAAGCAGCAGTGGCACTATAAGCCCCAAATTGCAGCAGTGGGATCGTGTTGTTTGGTAGGAGTAGTGTGTAATGGACTCGTTTATGTTGCCAATGCTGGAGACTCTCGTGCGGTTTTGGGAAGAGCAGATAAGGGTGCTAGAGGAGTCACGGCAATACAATTGTCAATGGAACACAACGCTAATATTGAATCCGTGAGAGATGAGCTTCACTCGTTGCATCCCCACGACTCACAAATCGTGGTTCGAAAGCACAATGTTTGGCGTGTGAAGGGTCTTATACAG GTCTCGAGGTCCATTGGTGATGCCTACCTTAAGAAGGCAGAATTCAACCGAGCACCACTATTGGCAAAATTCAGGTTATCTGAACCCTTCTCCAACCCGATCCTTAGTCCAGAACCATCCATTTCTATCCACAAACTCAGTTCCAACGACCAATTCCTCATATTTGCTTCGGATGGTCTGTGGGAGCACCTTAGCAACCAGGAAGCAGCTGACATCGTTCACAGTTCCCCTCGTAAT GGAATTGCTAGAAGACTTATCAAAGCAGCACTTCACGTGGCAGCCAAGAAAAGAGAAATGCGGTACTCGGACCTGAAGAAGATTGAAAGAGGCGTGAGGAGGCATTTCCACGACGACATTACAGTTGTGGTGCTGTTTTTAGATCCGGGTTCCACGAGTAGAAGCTCCTCGCATATTTCCACCCTCTCAATTAGAGCGGGTGGAGGCGTACCTCCTTATCCAACACAGTAG
- the LOC115995758 gene encoding uncharacterized protein LOC115995758, producing MEELQQTLADKKEQENAMHQVLMQFQQEQKITEEARIAAEQDAAAQKYAAHILQEKYEKAMASLAQMEKRAVMAESMLEATMQYESGQVKALASPGGRPESPRNAPAKKISLLSFGLGWRDRNKGKPPIDLPSSMESKPTAEGQDTSSSQLQNGLQDDDKDTAKD from the exons ATGGAGGAACTGCAACAAACCCTTGCAGATAAGAAAGAGCAGGAGAATGCAATGCATCAG GTTCTGATGCAATTTCAACAAGAGCAGAAGATAACTGAAGAGGCTCGGATTGCTGCAGAGCAAGATGCAGCTGCTCAAAAGTATGCAGCACACATTCTTCAG GAAAAGTATGAAAAGGCCATGGCATCCCTTGCTCAGATGGAGAAGAGAGCTGTCATGGCAGAATCAATGCTGGAGGCAACCATGCAATATGAATCTGGCCAAGTCAAAGCTTTAGCTTCTCCAGG GGGAAGACCTGAGTCTCCAAGGAATGCACCAGCGAAAAAGATCAGTCTACTGTCATTTGGGCTTGGGTGGCGAGATAGGAACAag GGAAAGCCGCCAATTGATCTTCCATCATCCATGGAAAGTAAACCTACTGCTGAAGGACAGGACACGAGCAGTAGTCAACTTCAGAATGGGCTTCAAGACGATGACAAAGATACTGCTAAAGATTGA
- the LOC115995757 gene encoding TBC1 domain family member 2B-like — MTIKNPHFFTGFEHIRDAYGFTVRPHHFQRYREYAGIYKEEEAERSDRWKSFLNNEEVSDQQQHRSQEEDRTGDSEVKNQESVCAADVVGEADDSEVKNQESVCAADVVGEADDSDREKPLSDIQTETNLEKEVPPSTQSKPREVKTWTDIKSSLCAIETMMASRVKKKNYLKGDQLTSSHDHLPIEESKPSKGESEDEDENDNVILDDSTRTAAEGCTADDGISVESSVPWKDELELLVQGGVPRDLRGEVWQAFVGVKARRVESYYQDLLVSESENDTPLLDNDSKGCNKEKADVPEKCRKQIEKDLSRTFPGHPALDENGRNSLRRLLLAYARHNPSVGYCQAMNFFAGILLLMMPEENAFWALVGIMDDYFDGCFSQEMIESQVDQLVFEELMRERFPKLVNHLDYLGVQVTWLSAPWFLSIFVNMLPWESVLRIWDVLLFEGNRVMLFRTALALMELYGPAIVTANDAGDAITLLQSLAGSTFDSSQLVLTACMGFLNVTEDKLQELREKHRPSVILSIEERAKAGRVLKDQKSLATRLYSFKHDPQSRKKQSEVEEGPSDKNADTDKSHSRTSSTNLEDLLNGMTSDSEVDSVPDLQEQVGWLKVELCNLLEEKRAAVIRAEELETALMEMVKEDNRRELSARVEDLEEQMEELQQTLADKKEQENAMHQVLMQFQQEQKITEEARIAAEQDAAAQKYAAHILQEKYEKAMASLAQMEKRAVMAESMLEATMQYESGQVKALASPGGRPESPRNAPAKKISLLSFGLGWRDRNKGKPPIDLPSSMESKPTAEGQDTSSSQLQNGLQDDDKDTAKD; from the exons ATGACGATCAAAAATCCTCATTTTTTCACCGGTTTCGAGCACATAAG GGATGCCTATGGATTTACTGTGAGGCCTCATCATTTTCAAAGATACAGAGAGTACGCTGGTATCTATAAG GAAGAGGAAGCAGAAAGATCAGATAGGTGGAAGAGTTTTCTTAACAACGAAGAAGTATCTGATCAACAGCAACATCGTAGCCAAGAGGAGGACAGGACTGGGGATTCTGAAGTAAAAAACCAGGAAAGTGTTTGTGCTGCTGATGTGGTTGGAGAGGCTGATGATTCTGAAGTAAAAAACCAGGAAAGTGTTTGTGCTGCTGATGTGGTTGGAGAGGCAGATGATTCAGATAGAGAGAAGCCTCTTTCTGACATTCAGACAGAAACTAATCTTGAGAAAGAGGTGCCACCTTCCACACAATCAAAACCCCGTGAGGTGAAGACATGGACTGACATTAAATCATCTCTATGTGCTATTGAAACTATGATGGCATCTCGtgtaaagaagaaaaattacttGAAAGGTGACCAGTTAACATCTTCTCATGATCATCTTCCAATTGAAGAGTCAAAACCTTCAAAGGGAGAATCGGAGGACGAGGATGAGAACGACAATGTGATATTGGATGACAGTACAAGAACAGCTGCTGAAGGATGTACTGCAGATGATGGAATTTCTGTAGAATCTTCTGTACCTTGGAAAGATGAACTTGAGCTACTTGTTCAGGGAGGAGTACCAAGAGATCTCCGGGGAGAG GTCTGGCAAGCCTTTGTTGGTGTTAAGGCACGTCGGGTGGAGAGTTATTACCAGGATTTGCTTGTCTCTGAAAGTGAGAATGACACACCATTACTAGACAATGATAGTAAGGGATGCAATAAAGAAAAAGCTGACGTGCCAGAAAAATGTAGGAAGCAGATTGAGAAG GATCTTTCTCGAACTTTTCCTGGGCATCCTGCATTGGATGAGAATGGTCGAAATTCTTTAAGGCGCTTACTTTTGGCATATGCTCGGCATAACCCATCAGTTGGGTATTGCCAG GCAATGAATTTTTTTGCTGGTATATTATTGCTCATGATGCCAGAGGAAAATGCCTTTTG GGCCTTAGTGGGTATTATGGATGACTATTTTGATGGATGTTTCTCACAAGAAATGATAGAGTCTCAG GTTGACCAACTTGTTTTTGAGGAGTTGATGCGTGAAAGGTTTCCTAAACTGG TGAATCATCTAGATTACTTGGGAGTGCAGGTTACATGGTTATCTGCTCCTTGGTTCCTTTCAATTTTTGTAAATATGCTCCCATGGGAAAGTG TTCTTCGAATTTGGGATGTACTCCTATTTGAAGGAAATCGTGTCATGCTATTTCGAACTGCACTTGCTTTGATGGAATTGTATG GTCCTGCTATAGTGACAGCTAATGATGCAGGAGATGCCATCACTTTATTACAGTCCCTTGCTGGTTCAACTTTCGATAGCAGTCAACTTGTGTTGACTGCTTGCATGGGTTTCTTGAATGTAACTGAAGATAAATTGCAAGAACTAAGAGAAAAGCATCGGCCATCTGTTATTTTGTCAATAGAGGAAAGAGCAAAAGCTGGTCGAGTTTTGAAAGATCAAAAAAGTCTTGCAACTAGGCTCTATAGTTTCAAGCATGATCCTCAATCACGAAAGAAACAATCTGAAGTGGAGGAAGGGCCTAGTGATAAGAATGCAGACACTGACAAATCACATTCCAGGACTAGCTCTACAAATCTGGAAGATTTGCTAAACGGCATGACATCAGATTCAGAAGTAGATTCTGTTCCAGATCTTCAAGAACAG GTGGGATGGTTGAAGGTTGAGCTATGTAATTTGCTGGAAGAGAAAAGAGCAGCAGTTATCAG AGCTGAAGAATTGGAAACTGCCCTTATGGAAATGGTCAAGGAAGATAATCGACGAGAATTGAGTGCTCGG GTTGAGGATCTGGAGGAACAGATGGAGGAACTGCAACAAACCCTTGCAGATAAGAAAGAGCAGGAGAATGCAATGCATCAG GTTCTGATGCAATTTCAACAAGAGCAGAAGATAACTGAAGAGGCTCGGATTGCTGCAGAGCAAGATGCAGCTGCTCAAAAGTATGCAGCACACATTCTTCAG GAAAAGTATGAAAAGGCCATGGCATCCCTTGCTCAGATGGAGAAGAGAGCTGTCATGGCAGAATCAATGCTGGAGGCAACCATGCAATATGAATCTGGCCAAGTCAAAGCTTTAGCTTCTCCAGG GGGAAGACCTGAGTCTCCAAGGAATGCACCAGCGAAAAAGATCAGTCTACTGTCATTTGGGCTTGGGTGGCGAGATAGGAACAag GGAAAGCCGCCAATTGATCTTCCATCATCCATGGAAAGTAAACCTACTGCTGAAGGACAGGACACGAGCAGTAGTCAACTTCAGAATGGGCTTCAAGACGATGACAAAGATACTGCTAAAGATTGA
- the LOC115996537 gene encoding two-component response regulator-like APRR7 isoform X2: protein MTQSLWFYSVRLSSYMKLVIEAANGLQAWRVLEDLTNHIDLVLTELEMPCVSGIVLLCKIMSHKTRKNVPVIMMSSRDSMGLVFKCLSKGAVDFLVKPIRKNELKNLWQHVWRRCHSSSGSGSESGTQTQNSVKSKSIEKCGNNSGSSDGEDNGSDGLNIGDGSDDGSGAQSSWTKQAAEVDSSQAVSPWDQVTECPDSTCAQVIRWSAENSGNRKVHVAATKDCQEEKQPDNTKCKYPATTIPKKLETQHENPIGAPINSVGEKHTNVVEIDPSANNNRIEKEQIDRKEFEAQKMVAAVSEIENNTMHESRKAVIEPSLKRPREMKESRETSQDDRYVFRRSEQSAFTRYNTSSQSNPLRTPNGLTGNSLVIDSGLESANNVVSNNIDMGSTTNKLATKPLTVQDKSEATCTTNGLLPSSAYKPVKNDFRNCQSLIKTSDMQATTLLAPSSSHTDIPDQHLHHHNNHYPHNSHHFHNQEQQPASNHDKFSLKQLTANALNSDSSNVMAGPFEGTLGNHSLNKSASGSNHGSNGQNGSSTAVNVGGNNGKTETGLDGKGGSGSGDASGSGSGSRMDPNKLAQREAALSKFRQKKKSRCFKNKVRYQNRKRLAEQRPRIRGQFVRQTGQNNPSNTENE from the exons ATGACTCAGTCATTGTGGTTCTATTCTGTAAGACTATCTTCATATATGAAACTGG TGATTGAAGCAGCCAATGGATTGCAAGCATGGAGGGTTTTAGAAGATCTAACCAACCATATTGATCTTGTGTTAACTGAGTTAGAAATGCCTTGTGTTTCTGGCATAGTTCTTCTTTGCAAAATCATGAGCCACAAAACACGCAAGAATGTTCCTGTTATTA TGATGTCATCTCGAGATTCTATGGGTTTAGTGTTTAAGTGTTTGTCAAAAGGTGCAGTTGACTTTCTGGTAAAACCTATTCGGAAGAATGAGCTTAAAAACCTGTGGCAACATGTATGGAGGAGATGCCACAGT TCTAGTGGAAGTGGGAGTGAAAGTGGAACACAAACCCAAAACTCTGTAAAATCAAAGAGCATTGAGAAGTGTGGCAACAATAGTGGCAGCAGTGATGGAGAAGACAATGGAAGTGATGGTTTGAATATTGGTGATGGTAGCGATGATGGAAGTGGCGCTCAG AGTTCATGGACTAAGCAAGCTGCTGAAGTTGATAGCTCTCAAGCAGTGTCTCCATGGGATCAGGTAACTGAATGCCCAGACAGCACTTGTGCGCAAGTTATTCGCTGGAGTGCTGAAAATTCCGGTAACAGGAAGGTGCATGTTGCTGCAACTAAAGATTGCcaagaagagaaacaacctg ACAACACAAAATGCAAATACCCTGCCACGACCATACCTAAAAAGTTGGAGACACAACATGAAAATCCCATTGGTGCTCCAATCAATTCTGTGGGTGAAAAACATACGAATGTGGTGGAAATAGATCCCAGTGCAAACAATAATAGAATAGAAAAGGAACAG ATTGACAGGAAAGAATTTGAAGCTCAAAAAATGGTTGCAGCTGTATCAGAAATTGAGAATAACACCATGCATGAGTCAAGAAAAGCAGTTATTGAGCCAAGTTTAAAGAGGCCGAGAGAAATGAAAGAATCAAGAGAGACCTCTCAAGATGACCGTTATGTTTTCAGGCGTTCAGAGCAATCAGCGTTCACAAG GTACAATACATCATCACAATCAAATCCTTTGAGAACTCCTAATGGGTTGACTGGAAACAGTTTGGTGATTGACAGTGGCCTAGAAAGTGCAAATAATGTGGTTAGCAATAACATAGATATGGGCTCCACAACTAACAAGCTTGCTACAAAACCACTAACTGTTCAAGATAAATCAGAAGCAACGTGTACAACTAATGGTTTGCTTCCCTCCTCAGCATACAAACCTGTGAAAAACGATTTCAGGAACTGCCAATCACTAATTAAGACTAGTGACATGCAAGCTACAACACTGCTGGCTCCAAGCAGTTCTCACACAGACATCCCGGATCAGCACCTTCATCATCACAACAACCATTATCCTCATAATAGTCATCATTTCCACAACCAAGAACAACAGCCTGCATCAAACCATGATAAATTCTCACTGAAGCAATTGACAGCTAATGCTCTTAATTCTGATTCTTCGAACGTGATGGCTGGGCCTTTCGAAGGCACGCTTGGAAATCATAGCTTGAATAAAAGTGCTTCAGGAAGTAATCATGGAAGCAATGGACAGAATGGGAGCAGCACAGCTGTGAATGTTGGAGGAAACAATGGGAAGACTGAAACTGGGTTAGATGGGAAAGGTGGAAGTGGAAGTGGAGATGCAAGTGGCAGCGGTTCTGGAAGCAGAATGGATCCTAACAAACTTGCACAAAGAGAAGCTGCTTTGTCCAAGTTTCGTCAAAAGAAGAAAAGTAGATGCTTCAAGAACAAG GTTCGATACCAAAACAGAAAGCGACTAGCAGAGCAGCGGCCACGTATTCGAGGACAGTTTGTGCGGCAGACGGGGCAAAACAACCCTAGTAATACTGAAAATGAGTGA
- the LOC115996687 gene encoding glutathione S-transferase L3-like: protein MAAPFVAEVLPPNLDSNSEPPQLFDGTTRLYTNFQCPYAQRVWITRNYKGLQDKIKFVPIDLQNRPAWYKEKVYPENKVPALEHNNKIIGESLDLVKYIDSNFEGPSLLPNDPEKQKFAEELIAYTDTFNKQVFGSFKGNPEIDAAGAFDHIEKALGKYDGPFFLGEFSQVDIAYAPFIERLRPFILEVFKYDVTSGRPKLAAWIEEVEKIDAYTVTKCDLPKTIEFFKARFMA from the exons ATGGCTGCCCC attcGTTGCAGAGGTTCTCCCTCCGAATTTGGATTCCAACTCTGAGCCGCCGCAGCTCTTCGATGGAACCACCAG gTTGTATACCAATTTCCAGTGCCCTTATGCTCAGCGTGTTTGGATTACTAGAAATTACAAG GGTTTACAAGATAAGATAAAATTTGTTCCAATTGATCTTCAGAACAGGCCTGCTTGGTACAAGGAAAAAGTGTACCCTGAAAACAAG GTGCCTGCATTGGAGCacaacaacaaaataattggGGAGAGTTTGGACTTGGTTAAGTATATCGATAGTAACTTTGAAGGGCCTTCTCTTTTACCCAAT GATCCTGAGAAGCAGAAGTTTGCTGAAGAGTTGATAGCCTACACTGACACATTCAACAAACAAGTGTTCGGTTCATTCAAGGGAAACCCAGAGATCGATGCAG CTGGTGCCTTTGACCACATAGAAAAAGCACTTGGTAAATATGATGGACCTTTCTTCCTTGGAGAATTCAGTCAg GTAGACATTGCTTATGCTCCGTTCATTGAAAGGCTCCGGCCCTTCATACTAGAAGTGTTTAAGTATGACGTTACATCAGGCAGGCCTAAACTAGCAGCATGGATTGAG GAGGTGGAGAAGATTGATGCTTACACAGTGACAAAATGTGATCTCCCGAAGACCATTGAATTCTTCAAGGCTCGCTTTATG GCCTGA
- the LOC115996537 gene encoding two-component response regulator-like APRR7 isoform X1, with the protein MTTISEGEKDLPDEDRKVEDGIVCEGQNASADVELKVESVSKDVNDEGRRALQAQGALQVQQQQSQSGTICWERFLHVTSIKVLLVESDDSTRHVVTALLRNCNYEVIEAANGLQAWRVLEDLTNHIDLVLTELEMPCVSGIVLLCKIMSHKTRKNVPVIMMSSRDSMGLVFKCLSKGAVDFLVKPIRKNELKNLWQHVWRRCHSSSGSGSESGTQTQNSVKSKSIEKCGNNSGSSDGEDNGSDGLNIGDGSDDGSGAQSSWTKQAAEVDSSQAVSPWDQVTECPDSTCAQVIRWSAENSGNRKVHVAATKDCQEEKQPDNTKCKYPATTIPKKLETQHENPIGAPINSVGEKHTNVVEIDPSANNNRIEKEQIDRKEFEAQKMVAAVSEIENNTMHESRKAVIEPSLKRPREMKESRETSQDDRYVFRRSEQSAFTRYNTSSQSNPLRTPNGLTGNSLVIDSGLESANNVVSNNIDMGSTTNKLATKPLTVQDKSEATCTTNGLLPSSAYKPVKNDFRNCQSLIKTSDMQATTLLAPSSSHTDIPDQHLHHHNNHYPHNSHHFHNQEQQPASNHDKFSLKQLTANALNSDSSNVMAGPFEGTLGNHSLNKSASGSNHGSNGQNGSSTAVNVGGNNGKTETGLDGKGGSGSGDASGSGSGSRMDPNKLAQREAALSKFRQKKKSRCFKNKVRYQNRKRLAEQRPRIRGQFVRQTGQNNPSNTENE; encoded by the exons ATGACCACCATTTCTGAAGGAGAGAAAGATCTGCCAGATGAAGACAGGAAAGTTGAAGATGGAATTGTGTGTGAGGGACAGAATGCTAGTGCGGATGTTGAGTTGAAGGTTGAGAGTGTTAGTAAAGATGTAAATGATGAAGGTAGGAGGGCATTGCAAGCCCAAGGTGCTCTACAGGTGCAACAGCAACAGAGTCAAAGTGGAACAATCTGTTGGGAGAGATTTCTTCATGTTACGTCCATTAAGGTGCTGCTGGTAGAGAGTGATGACTCCACAAGACATGTTGTCACTGCTTTGCTCCGGAATTGCAATTATGAAG TGATTGAAGCAGCCAATGGATTGCAAGCATGGAGGGTTTTAGAAGATCTAACCAACCATATTGATCTTGTGTTAACTGAGTTAGAAATGCCTTGTGTTTCTGGCATAGTTCTTCTTTGCAAAATCATGAGCCACAAAACACGCAAGAATGTTCCTGTTATTA TGATGTCATCTCGAGATTCTATGGGTTTAGTGTTTAAGTGTTTGTCAAAAGGTGCAGTTGACTTTCTGGTAAAACCTATTCGGAAGAATGAGCTTAAAAACCTGTGGCAACATGTATGGAGGAGATGCCACAGT TCTAGTGGAAGTGGGAGTGAAAGTGGAACACAAACCCAAAACTCTGTAAAATCAAAGAGCATTGAGAAGTGTGGCAACAATAGTGGCAGCAGTGATGGAGAAGACAATGGAAGTGATGGTTTGAATATTGGTGATGGTAGCGATGATGGAAGTGGCGCTCAG AGTTCATGGACTAAGCAAGCTGCTGAAGTTGATAGCTCTCAAGCAGTGTCTCCATGGGATCAGGTAACTGAATGCCCAGACAGCACTTGTGCGCAAGTTATTCGCTGGAGTGCTGAAAATTCCGGTAACAGGAAGGTGCATGTTGCTGCAACTAAAGATTGCcaagaagagaaacaacctg ACAACACAAAATGCAAATACCCTGCCACGACCATACCTAAAAAGTTGGAGACACAACATGAAAATCCCATTGGTGCTCCAATCAATTCTGTGGGTGAAAAACATACGAATGTGGTGGAAATAGATCCCAGTGCAAACAATAATAGAATAGAAAAGGAACAG ATTGACAGGAAAGAATTTGAAGCTCAAAAAATGGTTGCAGCTGTATCAGAAATTGAGAATAACACCATGCATGAGTCAAGAAAAGCAGTTATTGAGCCAAGTTTAAAGAGGCCGAGAGAAATGAAAGAATCAAGAGAGACCTCTCAAGATGACCGTTATGTTTTCAGGCGTTCAGAGCAATCAGCGTTCACAAG GTACAATACATCATCACAATCAAATCCTTTGAGAACTCCTAATGGGTTGACTGGAAACAGTTTGGTGATTGACAGTGGCCTAGAAAGTGCAAATAATGTGGTTAGCAATAACATAGATATGGGCTCCACAACTAACAAGCTTGCTACAAAACCACTAACTGTTCAAGATAAATCAGAAGCAACGTGTACAACTAATGGTTTGCTTCCCTCCTCAGCATACAAACCTGTGAAAAACGATTTCAGGAACTGCCAATCACTAATTAAGACTAGTGACATGCAAGCTACAACACTGCTGGCTCCAAGCAGTTCTCACACAGACATCCCGGATCAGCACCTTCATCATCACAACAACCATTATCCTCATAATAGTCATCATTTCCACAACCAAGAACAACAGCCTGCATCAAACCATGATAAATTCTCACTGAAGCAATTGACAGCTAATGCTCTTAATTCTGATTCTTCGAACGTGATGGCTGGGCCTTTCGAAGGCACGCTTGGAAATCATAGCTTGAATAAAAGTGCTTCAGGAAGTAATCATGGAAGCAATGGACAGAATGGGAGCAGCACAGCTGTGAATGTTGGAGGAAACAATGGGAAGACTGAAACTGGGTTAGATGGGAAAGGTGGAAGTGGAAGTGGAGATGCAAGTGGCAGCGGTTCTGGAAGCAGAATGGATCCTAACAAACTTGCACAAAGAGAAGCTGCTTTGTCCAAGTTTCGTCAAAAGAAGAAAAGTAGATGCTTCAAGAACAAG GTTCGATACCAAAACAGAAAGCGACTAGCAGAGCAGCGGCCACGTATTCGAGGACAGTTTGTGCGGCAGACGGGGCAAAACAACCCTAGTAATACTGAAAATGAGTGA
- the LOC115996686 gene encoding glutathione S-transferase L3-like: MATPSVEEVRVPSLDSTSEPPHIFDGTTRLYINYQCPFAQRAWITRNYKGLQDKIKLVPLDLQNRPAWYKEKVYPENKVPSLEHNNKVIGESLDLIKYIDSNFEGPCLLPNDPEKQKFAEELIAYSDTFLKGVYGSFKGNPEKDAAGVFDHLENALGKYDGPFFLGEFSQVDIAYAPFIERFRPFILDVFKYDITSGRPRLATWIEELEKINAYKVTKCDIPKIIEFYKSRFLA, translated from the exons ATGGCTACTCC AAGCGTTGAAGAGGTCCGCGTTCCATCTTTGGATTCCACCTCCGAACCGCCTCACATCTTCGATGGAACCACAAG GTTGTATATCAATTACCAGTGCCCCTTTGCCCAGCGAGCTTGGATTACTAGAAATTACAAG GGCTTACAAGATAAGATAAAATTGGTTCCACTTGATCTTCAGAATAGGCCTGCTTGGTACAAGGAGAAGGTGTACCCAGAAAACAAG GTGCCTTCTTTGGAGCACAACAACAAAGTAATCGGAGAGAGTTTGGACCTGATTAAGTATATCGACAGTAACtttgaaggaccttgtcttttACCCAAT GATCCTGAGAAGCAGAAGTTTGCTGAAGAGTTGATTGCCTATAGTGACACATTCCTCAAAGGAGTATATGGTTCATTCAAGGGGAACCCAGAGAAAGATGCAG CCGGTGTCTTTGACCACTTAGAAAATGCACTTGGCAAATATGATGGTCCTTTCTTCCTTGGAGAATTCAGTCAG GTGGACATTGCTTATGCTCCATTCATTGAAAGGTTCCGTCCCTTCATTCTAGACGTGTTTAAGTATGACATTACATCAGGCAGGCCTCGTCTCGCTACCTGGATTGAG GAGCTGGAGAAGATCAACGCTTACAAGGTGACAAAATGCGATATCCCAAAGATCATCGAATTCTACAAGAGTCGCTTTTTG GCCTAA